One Bdellovibrio bacteriovorus str. Tiberius DNA segment encodes these proteins:
- the rlmN gene encoding 23S rRNA (adenine(2503)-C(2))-methyltransferase RlmN encodes MEANAGSTLAPVNYSDDNVAKPLENQPVNFYSLTLEDLKAYIKSKGKEQFRAQQIFKWVYEQRVTDPEQMTNLSKEFRQDLPSMLSFELPPVLQHLKSVDGTQKFLFDMKDGMSVEAVVIPSEDRLTLCISSEVGCNMACKFCFTGKQKLKRRLRTEDIVGQFMQVHDRLAEGQRITNIVFMGMGEPLDNPEAVFKTIDVIHSPWGINLSRKKITVSTSGIVPEMWRVADAKVRLAVSLNGPNDEIRTQVMPINKRWDTKTLLEACKEHYRVSKDKITFEYVLLKGITDQLEHARQLVKLVKDVPCKINIIPFNEHPGSGYERPDDDTIQAFHTELMNLGAHVLLRRSMGRDIFAACGQLTTVKERPQTMDISNSRLAGLPKYKRELLAAQEAEQNNQQ; translated from the coding sequence ATGGAAGCAAACGCCGGCAGCACTCTTGCGCCCGTTAATTATTCTGACGACAACGTCGCCAAACCCCTTGAAAATCAACCTGTCAATTTTTACTCCCTGACACTGGAAGATCTGAAAGCCTATATCAAAAGCAAAGGCAAAGAGCAGTTCCGTGCTCAGCAGATTTTCAAATGGGTTTACGAACAGCGTGTGACTGATCCGGAGCAGATGACCAATCTGTCCAAGGAATTCCGCCAGGATCTTCCATCCATGCTTTCTTTCGAGCTGCCTCCGGTTCTTCAGCACTTGAAGTCGGTTGACGGCACCCAGAAATTCCTGTTCGACATGAAAGACGGCATGTCCGTTGAAGCGGTTGTGATTCCGTCTGAAGACCGTCTGACTTTGTGTATTTCCTCTGAAGTGGGCTGTAACATGGCCTGCAAATTCTGCTTCACGGGCAAACAGAAATTGAAACGCCGTTTGCGCACAGAAGACATCGTGGGTCAGTTCATGCAGGTTCACGACCGTCTGGCTGAAGGCCAGCGCATCACCAATATCGTATTCATGGGCATGGGCGAGCCGCTGGACAATCCGGAAGCAGTTTTCAAAACGATCGACGTGATTCATTCCCCATGGGGTATCAATCTGTCCCGTAAAAAGATCACGGTATCCACTTCCGGTATCGTGCCGGAAATGTGGCGTGTGGCTGATGCGAAGGTCCGCCTGGCAGTCAGCTTGAACGGTCCTAACGATGAGATCCGCACTCAGGTGATGCCAATCAATAAACGCTGGGACACCAAGACATTGTTGGAAGCTTGTAAAGAGCACTACCGTGTTTCCAAAGACAAGATCACTTTCGAATACGTACTGCTGAAAGGTATCACTGATCAGTTGGAGCACGCTCGTCAGCTGGTGAAACTGGTGAAAGACGTTCCGTGCAAAATCAACATCATTCCGTTCAATGAACACCCGGGTTCTGGTTACGAGCGTCCTGATGACGACACGATCCAGGCGTTCCACACTGAATTGATGAATCTGGGCGCGCATGTTCTTCTTCGTCGCTCCATGGGTCGTGACATCTTCGCGGCTTGCGGTCAGTTGACGACGGTGAAAGAGCGTCCTCAGACGATGGATATTTCCAACTCTCGTCTCGCGGGTCTTCCTAAATACAAACGTGAACTTTTGGCTGCGCAAGAAGCAGAACAAAACAATCAACAATAG
- a CDS encoding MFS transporter translates to MIWPFIFLSYASLFVFGLTDNIRGPLFPEILRQFGVSDGTGSLMFAFSNISGLISSYACRYLLRRYDRLTVLQAGTVGLIVSLLGLAVSPVFPMFLIFSFGFGFSMGILGLVPNVLVPMGSSPERKQQMLAGLHTMYGLASLLAPLLAASVEYLTGSWRWTFAIATVGPLSLFIYTLHPSHKSLHTRSTVTDDQHRANKKKNLKPQLFLAIMLSFAVAAEIMVSSRLALYMQRTWNFSMESSSIYVTYFFVCMMLGRLAFAVIHFKQSAKFLLSASLVASLIVLLAGIYVHPLFLAGTGLAIAPFYPLAISWISSEFPEDLDTAVTYMMTTDSLMLIVMHVAIGKLTDLIGIQNAILAGSLFLVGSFMMVNSYAWLFKRSKCV, encoded by the coding sequence ATGATTTGGCCCTTTATTTTCCTGTCTTATGCAAGTTTGTTTGTTTTCGGCCTGACCGACAACATTCGTGGGCCGCTCTTTCCCGAAATTCTGCGCCAATTTGGAGTCAGCGACGGCACGGGTTCGCTGATGTTTGCCTTTTCCAATATCTCAGGTCTGATTTCCAGTTATGCCTGCCGCTATCTTTTGCGCCGCTATGACCGCCTGACTGTTTTGCAGGCCGGGACGGTGGGACTGATTGTCTCTTTGCTGGGGCTTGCGGTGTCCCCGGTCTTCCCGATGTTCTTGATCTTCAGTTTTGGCTTTGGCTTCAGCATGGGTATTCTGGGCTTGGTACCCAACGTGCTGGTCCCCATGGGTTCAAGCCCCGAGCGCAAACAACAAATGCTGGCCGGACTGCACACCATGTATGGCCTGGCCAGTTTGCTGGCGCCACTTCTTGCCGCCTCCGTCGAGTATCTGACTGGCAGCTGGCGCTGGACGTTCGCCATTGCCACCGTGGGGCCGTTGAGTCTTTTCATTTACACTCTTCATCCCAGCCACAAGTCGCTGCACACCCGTTCGACCGTTACGGATGATCAACACCGCGCCAATAAAAAGAAGAACCTGAAGCCACAGTTGTTCCTGGCGATCATGCTGAGCTTTGCTGTCGCCGCCGAAATCATGGTGTCTTCCCGCCTAGCGCTTTACATGCAAAGAACCTGGAACTTTTCAATGGAGTCCTCCAGCATTTATGTGACCTACTTCTTTGTTTGCATGATGCTGGGTCGATTGGCGTTTGCTGTCATTCATTTCAAACAAAGTGCAAAGTTTCTTCTGTCGGCTTCTTTGGTGGCAAGTTTGATTGTCTTGCTGGCAGGCATTTACGTGCACCCTCTGTTCCTGGCGGGTACCGGTTTGGCAATAGCCCCGTTTTACCCTTTGGCTATTTCGTGGATTTCCTCTGAGTTCCCCGAAGACCTGGATACGGCCGTCACTTATATGATGACGACAGACTCTCTGATGCTGATTGTAATGCACGTTGCGATTGGCAAACTGACAGACTTGATCGGGATTCAAAATGCGATTCTGGCGGGCTCGTTGTTCCTGGTGGGTTCCTTTATGATGGTAAACAGTTATGCGTGGCTGTTTAAGAGGTCCAAATGCGTATAA